AGCAGGTACAATTACCGTAGACGGAAAAGCTTACGAGGTAGCTTATAAAGAAGGTATGTACATCGGAATGGGAGCAAAAGACATTACTTTTGCAAGCAAAGATGAAACAAATTCTGCAAAATTTTACTTTAACAGTACACCGGCACATCACACATACCCAACGGTACTGATTAAACCGGAAGGAACACCGAAAGAAGGCGTTGTTATTGTTAAGGATGAAAATAAGGTAGAACTGGGAACATTAGAGCAGTCCAATCACAGAACAATCTGCAAATACATTCTGCCGGGACAGGTAGAAAGCTGCCAGTTGGAAATGGGAATGACAAAATTAGAGCCGGGAAGCGTATGGAACACAATGCCATGTCACACACACGACAGAAGAATGGAAGTTTACCTGTACTTTGATATTCCGGAAGATGCATTTGTTATGCACTACATGGGTGAACCCACAGAAACAAGACATTTAGTAATGAGAAATGAAGAAGCAGTTATCTCACCAAGCTGGTCTATTCATTCCGGTTCCGGTTCTCAGGCATATACTTTTATCTGGGGAATGGCTGGAGAAAATCAGGATTTTGACGATATGGACCATATTGCAAATACAGAACTGAAATAAAAAGGAAATAAAAGGAGAATAGAAATGGACGTAATGAAAAGTTTTTCATTGGAAGGTAAAGTTGCCTTAGTAACAGGCGCAGCTTACGGAATTGGTTTTGCTATGGCAGAAGCTTACGCAAAAGCAGGAGCAAAGATTGCATTTAACTGCAGAGGACAGGAACATTTGGAAACAGCTCTGGCAAATTATAAAGCAAAAGGTATTGATGCAAAAGGCTATATCTGTGACGTAACAGATGAAGAACAGGTTGCAAATATGGTAGCAGATATTGAAAAAGAGCTGGGAACCATTGATATCTTAGTAAATAATGCGGGAATTATCAAACGTATTCCAATGACAGAGATGAGCGCAGCAGAATTCCGTCAGGTAATCGACATTGACTTGAATGCGCCGTTTATCGTGTCAAAAGCAGTTATTCCGGGAATGATTAAAAAAGGACATGGAAAAATCATCAACATTTGTTCTATGATGAGCGAATTAGGACGTGAAACAGTATCTGCTTATGCAGCAGCAAAAGGCGGATTAAAAATGCTGACAAAGAATATTGCATCTGAATACGGCGAATACAACATTCAGTGTAACGGTATCGGACCTGGTTATATTGCCACACCTCAGACAGCTCCATTAAGAGAAATTCAGCCGGATGGCTCTAAACATCCGTTTGACCAGTTTATCATCAGCAAGACACCTGCAGCTCGCTGGGGAAATCCAGAAGACTTAATGGGACCGGCAGTATTCCTTGCTTCTGAAGCATCAGACTTTGTAAACGGACAGATTTTATACGTTGACGGCGGTATTTTAGCATACATCGGAAAACAGCCAAAATAAGAAAAACAGGAGAAAAATTATGAAAATCGCATTAATTAACGAAAACAGTCAGGGGGCAAAAAACCCGATTATTGAAAAATCCTTAAAAAAAGTAGTAGAACCTATGGGCTTTACCGTAGATAACTATGGAATGTATACAGCAGAAGATGAAGCACAGCTTACTTATGTTCAGGTTGGTATTCTGGCAGCCGTATTATTAAATTCAGGCGCAGCAGATTATGTAATTACAGGCTGCGGTACAGGTGAAGGCGCAATGCTTGCTTGTAACTCCTTCCCAGGCGTTATCTGCGGACACGTAGAAGATGCGTTAGATGCTTATACTTTTGCACAGATTAATGACGGAAATGCAATTTCCCTTCCATTTGCAAAAGGATATGGATGGGGCGGAGACTTAAATTTGGAATATATTTTTGAAAAACTTTTCTGCGAAGAAAGCGGACAGGGATATCCAAGAGAAAGAGCTGTTCCGGAACAGAGAAATAAGAGAATTCTGGATGATGTAAAAAAAGTGACTTATCGTGAACTTACAGATATTTTAATGGAATTAGACAGAGAACTGGTAAAAGGCGCTCTTGCAGGAGAACATTTCCAGGAATTATTCTTTAAAAACTGTAAATGTGAAAAAATCGCCGCATGTGTAAAAGAAATTCTGGGCTGCTAAAGGAGAAGGTATATGTTCAGTTTAAAAGTAATTGACGGAAACGGAAGAACCATTGCTGTTGGCAGAGATGAAGAAGAAGTTAATTTAATGGTGGCAAGAGAATATCAGGAAGGTGACAGAATTCTTCTTGAGACTTCTGAGAAAAACATCCATGTGTGGTTTCAGGTAGATGACGCTATGGGAAAATCTCTGGTTTACCTTACCGGTGATGCTCATTATCAAATTCCTTTTGGAGAAAAGAGAATTAATCTTTCTCCAAAGACATTTTCAGGAAGCAAGCACTTAATTACTGTAAGAAAAGCAAAAGAATTTGAGCCGAAAACTTATCGTAACCTGGCGCTTAATGTAAACGATTTACATGAAAATGAAACTTGCTTCCCACATGCTTTTGCAAATGTGGAAACAAGAGGTGAGTCTGTATTTGCGGCAAAAAATGCCATTGACGGTGTAACCGCCAATGAATGTCACGGAGAATGGCCTTATGACTCATGGGGAATTAACCGTAATCCAAATGCAGAAATGACCGTGGATTTCGGACGTGAGGTTGAAGTAGACAGAATTGTTATTTATTTGCGTGCAGATTTCCCACATGATAATTGGTGGAAAAAAATGACCATTACATTTTCCGATGGAGAAGATATGGAATTGTCATTAAAGAAAACAGGTTCCGGACAGGAATTTACTTTTGAGAAAAAGAAAATCAGCTGGTTAAAGGTTTCTCATTTAATCCAGTCCTCTGAGCCGTCACCATTCCCTGCACTTGCACAAATCGAAGTTTACGGAAATGATTTATAAAAAATGCAATAAAAAATAAAATGAAGTATAGACTATTTGCACAGAAAAAAATCCTGCGGTATTTGATTTTTGTGTAAATAGTCTTTTTTCTTTCGTTAATAAAGAAATTAAGAGAATAAAATACAGTTAAAACATATATTTTTTAATAATTTCTAATAAAAAATAAATTTGACAGTCTTTAAGTTTTATGTTAGGATAAACGCCAATTTAGCATAGTAGAGAAATGAAATGCTAAAGCGATATAAAATTTAAGGAGGAATTAAAATGAAGAAAAGAATTGCACTGATTTTGACAGGAACAATGTTAATGGGGTTTGTATTATCTGCATGCGGAGATAATGAGAGTACAGAGAAAAAGGATGAGAAAACAGAAAACAGTGTTGAAACATCTTCAAATGCAAATAACAGGACTACATTTACAGTAGGATTTGATGCAGAATATCCGCCTTATGGTTATATGGATGAAAATGGAGAGTATACGGGATTTGATTTAGAGTTGGCTGAGGCAGTATGTAAGCTGGAAGGCTGGGAACTTGTGAAAAAGCCAATCAACTGGGACGCGAAAGATATGGAATTAAATTCAGGGGCTATTGACTGCATCTGGAATGGATTTACCATGAATGGAAGAGAAGACGAGTACACATTTTCGACACCGTATGTAGATAACAGTCAGGTGATTGTAGTTGCAGAAAATTCCGGTATCAACACACCGGAAGATCTGGCAGGAAAAACAGTAGGAGTGCAGGCAGCAAGCGCAGCTTTAGAATTACTGCAAAGTGATGAAAAAGACGGACAGAAAGCATTAGCAGATACTTTCGGAGCACTTAATGAATTTGCAGATTACAATACTGCTTTTACTGAATTGCAGGCGGGGGCTTTAGATGCGCTTGCTATTGATATTGGAGTTGCGAATTATCAGATTAAGTCAAGAGGAGAGGGATATAAAATTTTAGAAGAAACCTTAAATACAGAACAATATGCAATTGCATTTAAAAAGGGTGATCAGGAATTACGAGATGTTGTCAATGCAGATCTGAAAAAACTTACAGAAGACGGAACAGTTGCAAAATTGGCCGAAAAATATGAGATTTCTGATATGGTGACATTGAAATGAGTATTAATGTAATCATGAGAGAAATGACTGCAGGATTTGGACAGACGTGCCTGATTTTCTTTATGACGCTGGTGCTTTCTCTGCCTTTGGGACTAGTCATGTACTTTGGCAGAGTAAGCAAAATAAAATTAGTCAGCGGCATTGTCAAATTTTATATATCAGTTATGAGGGGAACTCCGTTGATGCTGCAGCTTTTGGTGTGGTATTATGCACCATATTATTTATGGGGAATGAATATAGGAGGATATAAGCTGACAGCAATTTTACTGGGATGTTCATTGAATTATGCGGCATATTTTGCTGAAATTTATCGCTCCGGAATAGAAGCAATTCCCAGAGGACAATATGAAGCGGCAGCTATTTTGGGGTATTCCGGACAACAGACTTTTTTTCGGATAATTTTACCGCAGATGATTAAAAATGTATTGCCTACAGTGACAAATGAAGTAATTACTCTGGTAAAAGATACGTCTCTTGTGTATTCTTTATCTTACGTTGAGATGTTTGCAGTGGCAAAGCAGATTGCAGCTGCACAGACAACCATAGTTCCATTTTTTATTGCAGGCGCATTTTATTATATTTTTAATTACATTGTTGCAAAGGTGATGGAAATGTTTGAAAAGAAAATGAATTATTATAGATAGGAGGATACCGGAATGAGTCTTTTAGAAATGAAACATATTAAGAAAGAATTCAGTGGGGTATCCGTTATCAGGGATATTTCCTTTTCCGTTGAACAGGGAGAAATATTGGCAATCATTGGACCATCCGGTTCCGGTAAGTCTACGTTGCTGCGTTGCGCAACAATGCTGGAAACTATTGAAAACGGTGAAATTTTATATATGGGCAAGAAAGCAGTGTGGACAGAAAACGGAAAGCTGTTTTTGGCGAAGAAACAACAGCGCAGGGAAATAGAGTCTTGTTTTGGTCTTGTATTTCAAAATTTTAATTTGTTTCCGCATTTTTCAGTGATAAAAAATATTACAGATGCCCCAATTCGTGTGCAAAAAAGAGAGAAGGAAACCGTATATAGAGAAGCTGAAATTTTACTTAAAAAAATGGGACTTGCAGATAAAGCAGATGCATATCCTCATCAGCTGTCGGGAGGACAACAGCAGAGAGTATCCATTGCCAGAGCATTGGCATTGAAACCGAAAATGTTATTTTTTGACGAACCCACTTCGGCTTTGGATCCGGAACTTACAGGGGAAATCCTAAAAGTAATTAAAAATCTGGCAACTGAGCACATGACAATGGTTATTGTAACTCATGAGATGAAATTTGCAAGAAATGTGGCAGACAGAATTATTTTTATGGATAAAGGCGCAATTGCAATACAGGGCACACCGGAGGAGGTGTTTTCTTCAGAAAATCAAAGAATGCAGGAGTTTCTTGGAAAATTGTCTTTGGAATGACAAAAACAATAAAAATATATTGAAATCAAGGCTTTGAAGGGTTATAATGCATAGTATAAATAAAAAGAAATTCTTCGGGGCAGGGTGCAATTCCCTACCGGCGGTTATAGTCCGCGAGCCGTATAAAACGGTTGAATTGGTGCAATTCCAATACCGACAGTATAGTCTGGATGAGAGAAGAAAGAAATTATTTCTATTGAACTTTCATGAGGATACCCCGTATAGGGGTATCCTTTTTTGAAATGCATGAAGAATTTCCTTTTATGAAAAACGTTCATGAAAAGGAGAATAAAAATGAGTCAGGAAGCAGTTGTAAACAAGCGAATTCAGGTAACCGGAAACAGGTCGAAACTAAGAACTATGGTGCAGATAGCCATGTTGTCAGCCGTATCGGCAGTGCTCATGATGTTTGAATTTCCAATTCCTTTTTTAGCACCCCCTTTTATTAAAATGGATTTTTCCGAAATTCCGGTTTTAGTGGGAACCTTTGCTATGGGGCCTTTGGCAGGTGTGGTAATTGAATTGTTAAAAAACATTCTTCATTTTGTTACCTACGGAACAACCACAGGCGGTATTGGGGAATTGTCCAATTTCTTTATCGGCTGTGCGTTTGCAGTACCGGCAGGAATTTTTTACAGAAAAAGGAAAACAAGAAAAAACGCTGTTTTAGGAATGGCAACAGGTACGTTACTGATGGTTATTATGGGTTGTCTTTCCAATGCGTTTGTAATGTTTCCTCTATACAGCGTAGTTATGGGAATTCCTATGGATAGTTTTATCGCTATGGGAACAGCTATCCATCCGGCTATTGACAATATGGTTACTTTTGTAGTTTTATGTATGGTTCCTTTTAATTTGGTAAAAGGAATAATTATTTCAATGATTACCCTGCTTTTATATAAAAGGCTGAAGGTAGTATTAAAGGGAGAATAACATGGCAACAATTACGGGAATTACGAAAAAAACAGAAAATCCGTTTGTAAACCTTTATGAACTGGACAGAAAATCAAAGACGGGAAAAGAAGGAAAATATTATGTTGCGTCAAGAGCAAAAAGTGAGAAGGATTTAAAGCTTGTCACAGGAAAGAATGTTCCTGACGGCGTTGTGATTTACAGCCTGTACGGCGAACAGCAGGATAAGGTAGTGTTAATTCGTCAGTATCGATATGCAATCAATGATTTCATATATGAATTTCCGGCAGGTCTGGTAGAAAAGCAAGAGCCTTATAAGGAAGCTGCCGTTCGGGAAATGAAAGAGGAAACAGGGCTGGAGTTTACGCCTATTACAGTAAATGAAGCTTATGAAAAGCCTGCATTTACCACAGTGGGAATGACAGATGAGTCTTGCGCTATTGTATTCGGTACTTCAGCAGGAGAAATTACAAAGGAATTTCAGGAAGACACAGAGGAAATCGAAGTGGTTTTGGCAGACAGAGAAGAAGTAAAACGGATTTTAAAAGAAGAAAAAGTGGCAATTATGTGTTTTTATATGCTGATGCACTTTATACATGACAAAGAACCTTTTGAATTTCTGAAAGAATTGTAAAAATTTTATATAATCGGACTACTTTTTTCCAAGTTGTGTTATACTTAAAAAGCATCCGAGAGAAAACAGCCTGTATGTATAAATCGGTACGCATATAGGCTGTTGTGCATTATAAAATAGGGTGCGAAATTGACTTAAAGGGGTTTTGTAGATGAATTGGAAGAAACACATTAAAAATTTACTGGTATTTATTTTTACACTTCTGGCAGTGGTTTTAGGCGGTCTTATTGCCTTTAAGTTTATTCGCTTTTTTATGCCGTTTGTAATCGGATGGCTGATTGCGCTGATTGCAAACCCGTTGGTGCGGATGTTGGAAAGACGGATGAAGGTAGCCAGAAAGCATACCTCTATGCTTCTTATTATTGCAGTGCTGGCCGCTATTATCGGAGGCATTTATTTTATCGGAATGAAGACATTGCAGGAAGCAAGTTCGCTTATTGAGCAGGCGCCTGAGATTTACAGTAGTTTTCGAGAGGATTTTCAGGAGGCAGGAGAAAATCTTTCTATGATTATCGAAGAATTGCCGGACGGAGTTCAAAAAGGAATTGCAGACTTTCAGGACAGCTTAGGCAATATGATTGGAACAGCCGTAGGAAAAATCAGCCAGATTACCGTAGATCAGGCAAGTAATTTTGCGAAAAATCTTCCAAGTATTATTATAGCCATTATATTTACAATTTTATCATCGTATTTTTTCATTGCAGACAGAGACAAGATATTGGAATTTGGAAGGGAGCATACCCCTCAGCTTATTCAGGAAAAATGGAAAATACTGGAACGGTGCTTTCGGAGTATTTTCGGCGGATATTTTAAAGCCCAGTTTAAAATTATGGGAGTCGTCTTTGTTATTCTCTGTATAGGATTTTTAATTTTAAAGGTAAACTTTGCCATTGTGGTGGCTTTTCTCGTGTCTTTTTTGGATATGCTTCCGTTTTTCGGGACAGGTACTGCTCTTATTCCGTGGGCGTTGTTTAAAATTCTGTCAGGGGATATGCAGTACGCAGTGGGACTGATTATATTATATTTGACAACGCAGCTGATACGGCGTATTATTGAGCCTAAAGTGGTGGGAGACTCCATCGGTATTGATCCGTTGTGGACCTTGATATGTATGTATACCGGATATCGTTTTGCAGGTGTGTTGGGAATGATTTTAGCCGTACCTGTCGGGGCAATTATTGTGAATTTTTATCATGCGGGAATGTTTAACAGCGCAATTCGAAATTTGCAGGATGCAGTGGAAGATTTTCTGAAATGGCTGTATCGAGACGACGGAAAACATATTTCAGATAATAATAAAAAAGAATAAGAGAATATACCGGTACGCAAAAGAGAAGCTTCTGTTCTCTGTACCGGATAACAAAAGCGGAGGAAAAGAAGATGAAGTCAGTACTTCTTATTGGACTTGGCCGTTTTGGAAGACACATGGCGGCAAAATTGATTGAAGAAGGGAATGAGGTCTTAGCAATAGACAGCGATGAGGGAAGAGTAAACGATGCCATTGATATGGTGACAGATGCCCAGATTGGTGATGCAACCAACGAGCATTTTGTAGAGTCCTTGGGCGTGGGAAATTTTGACCTCTGTGTGGTTGCCATCGGAGACAATTTCCAAAGTTCCTTAGAAACAACTGCTCTTTTAAAGGATATGGGAGCACGTTTTGTTCTGGCAAGAGCCAACCGTGATGTACATGCTAAATTCCTTTTGAGAAACGGAGCAGACCGCATTGTGTATCCGGAAAAGGAAATGGCACAGCGTCTGGCTGTAAAATACGGAAATGACAATATTTTTGACTATATTGAGCTGACAGACGAATATGCTATTTATGAAATACCTGCACCGGAGTCATGGATTGGAAGCAGCATTATAGAAAAAGATATCAGAAAAAAATATAACATCAGCATTTTGGCTACGAAAGCTCAGGGGAAAATGAACCCGCTTCCTCATGCAGACTATGTCTTTAATCATAATGAAACCCTGATTATTATGGGACATTATCGAGACGTACGTGCAGTGACAAAATTGAAATAACATTTGTTATATATGTAAAAAAATAGAAGGAAAATTGGTAAAAAATTCACAAACTTTACTGTGGTGCATTGACAGCAAGATGATTTTGTGTTAGAGTAAGGACATAGTTAAGTGACAGATATAAATATTATTTATTTGTTGCAGAATAACACGCATCTGATTACTGACGGATTAATGTGGAGTACCACAGGGAAATCAGAATGCGAAAAAAGCCGACCGTCTGGGCAACATTTGTTAATCTACAAATGTTGCCCTTTTTTCATCTCTTGCGGAGAATGGGAAAAGGGTGAGTAAAAATTATTTTCAAGGAGGATGTTACTATGGGATTCAAATCAGACATCGAAATCGCACAGGAGTGCACAATGGAGCCAATTACAAAAATTGCAGAGAAAGCAGGTATTGATGACAAATATCTGGAACAGTACGGAAAGTACAAAGCAAAAATTGACTACAATTTATTAAAAGAGTCCGATGCGCCAAACGGAAAATTAATTCTCGTTACAGCAATCAATCCGACACCGGCAGGAGAAGGAAAAACAACAACAACGGTTGGTCTTGCAGACGGTATGCAGAGACTTGGTAAAAATGTTATGGTTGCTCTGCGTGAGCCTTCACTGGGACCTGTTTTCGGTGTAAAAGGCGGTGCAGCAGGCGGCGGATACGCACAGGTTGTTCCAATGGAAGATATCAACCTGCACTTTACCGGTGACTTCCATGCAATCGGTGCAGCAAATAACCTTCTGGCAGCTATGCTGGATAACCACATTTATCAGGGAAATGAATTAAACATCGACCCAAGAAAGATTACATGGAGAAGATGTGTGGATATGAACGACCGTCAGCTTCGTTTTGTTCTTGACGGTATGGGCGGAAAGACAAACGGTATGCCAAGAGAAGACGGTTATGATATTACCGTAGCTTCCGAAATCATGGCAGTTCTGTGTCTTGCAAAAGACATCACAGACTTAAAAGAAAGACTGGGACGTATTATCGTTGGATATACTTATGGAAAAGTTTCTGAACAGAAACCGGTAACAGCTCATGATTTACATGCAGAAGGCGCTATGTGTGCACTGTTAAAGGATGCTTTAAAACCAAACTTAGTACAGACCTTAGAGCATGTACCTGCAATCGTACACGGCGGACCATTCGCAAACATCGCTCACGGATGTAACTCTGTAATCGCAACAAAGATGGCTATGAAGTTAGGGGATTACGCAATCACAGAAGCAGGCTTCGGCGCTGACTTAGGTGCAGAGAAATTTTTAGACATTAAATGTCGTATGGCCGGTCTGACTCCAAGCGCAGTTGTAATCGTAGCAACCGTTCGTGCATTAAAATACAACGGCGGAGTAGCAAAAGCAGACTTAAATAACGAAAACTTAGAAGCTCTGGAAAAAGGACTTCCAAACCTGTTAAAACATGTAAGCAACATTAAAAATGTATATAAACTTCCATGTGTTGTAGCAATCAACGCATTCCCAACCGATACAAAGGCAGAGCTTGACTTAGTAGAAAGCAAATGTAGAGAGCTGGGCGTAAACGTTGCACTGTCTGAAGTATGGGCAAAAGGCGGCGAAGGCGGAATTGCACTGGCGAAAGAAGTTATCCGTCTGGTAGAAGAACCAAACGATTTCACATTCTCCTATGACTTAGAGGGAAGTATTGAAGATAAGCTGAACCAGATTGTACAGAAGATTTACGGTGGTAAGAGAGTGGTTCTGACAGCAAATGCACAGAAACAGGCAGCACAGTTAGAAGCACTGGGTTACGGAAACTGCCCAATCTGTGTTGCGAAAACGCAGTACAGTCTGACAGATGATCAGACAAAATTAGGAGCACCTACAGACTTTGAAGTAACTGTAAGAAATCTGAAGATTTCCGCAGGTGCAGGATTTATTGTAGCATTGACAGGGGAAATCATGACAATGCCAGGACTTCCAAAAGTACCGGCTGCTGAGAAGATTGACGTAGATGAAACAGGTAAAATTACCGGTCTTTTCTAAGAAATAAACATATAGCTGCTGCATGACAAATGTGGTGCAGCAGCTTTCTACGTATTAGAAAATTTTGGGCTTGAAGGGAGCAAATAAGTATGTATAAAGACGAATATAAAGCCGTTTGTAATTCTGCGGCAACAAAATTAAATTTACTGAAAACCAATCCGCTGGGATATTTTGTGGCGTCTATGCTTGCTGGTATGTTTGTTGCAATGGGGGGATTTCTGGCATTTACACTTGCAGGTCATTTATCAACTTCAGAAACAGCAGCAATTTGGGCAAAACCGGCACAGAGTGCTGCATTTGCAGCAGCACTTAGCTTAGTTATCATGGCAGGAGCGGATTTATTTACAGGAAATAATTTTCTTATGTCAGCAGCAGCATTTAGAAAAACTGCTACATGGGGAGATGCCTGTAAATTATGGTGTGTATGTTGGATTGGAAACCTGGTTGGTTCTCTTTTATCTTCTGCTCTTTTTATAGCTACAAAAGTTCCTACAGGTGCAATTGGCAATTATTTTGAAAATCTTGCAATTACAAAGACGACTACTGCACCAATGCCATTGTTTTTCAAAGCGGTATTGTGTAACATTTTAGTATGTCTTGCTGTATGGTGTGGAATAAAAATGAAGTCTGAATCAGGTAAATTGATTATGATTTTCTGGTGTATTTTTGTATTTATGGTATGTGGATTTGAACATAGTATTGCAAATATGAGCAGCATTGGAATTTCTCTTTTTACAGGAAAAGTTGGAATTGGTGCATATTTATATAATGTAGTAGTTGTTACCCTTGGAAATATGGTTGGAGGTATCTTAGGAGTAGCATTTCCATATCATTTGATTTCAAAAGAAAAATAAAATAAGAATAAGAAAGTAGAGCTGTCTGTTAAGGCAGCTCTTTTTCGTTCTATCCTTATTCATAAAGCGTAAGATGGAGAAAGGGGGATAGAATATGCAAAATCAAAAATTAGAAAATCTTTTGAATTTAGCTTTAAGTGCTACAAAAGAGGAGAGAATGAAATCATCACAGTTAAACGTAGGGTATAATACAGAAGAAAAAAACTGGGAGCTGATTATAAAGTTTTCCGGTGATTTGAGTGCAGTGCTGGGAGAAGATATTCCAAAAGTAGAACTTTTAAATCAATTTGCCATTATACGCATTCCAGAAAGCAGAATAGAGGAATTATCACGAAATCCGCAGATAGAGTTTGTAGAGAAACCAAAGCGTTTATTCTTTGCAGTAAATCAAGGAAAAAGTGCTTCCTGCATGACAGCAGTACAAAGTGAGTTTTCGCCTTTGGGAGAAGCGCTGACAGGAGAAGGCGTGTTGGTTGCATGTATTGATTCAGGCATTGATTATAGCCATCCTGATTTTCGTAATTCTGATGGGAGCAGCAGAATATTACGTCTGTGGGATCAAACCATACAGGGAAATCCACCGAAAGGCTATTTTATAGGAACGGAATATACAAAGGAGCAGATTGATGAGGCATTGAAGCAGGAAAATAAAAGGGAAATGGAAAAAATCGTTCCCAGTCGTGATTTAAGCGGACATGGCACCGGAGTGATGGGAATTGCAGCCGGAAATGGGGCGGCTTCGCAAGGTGTTTATCGAGGAGTGGCTTATAAAAGTGACTTGCTGGTTGTAAAACTGGGAACGCCTTTGGAAGATGGATTTCCCAGAACCACAGAGCTTATGCAGGGAATTGATTATGCAATTCGTCAGGCAATCGATTTGCAGATGCCGCTGGCTTTAAATCTCAGTTTTGGCAATAATTATGGCTCTCATAGTGGGGAGTCACTTATCGAAACGTATTTGGATAATGCGGCATTGTCGGGAAAAACAGTAATTTGTGTAGGAATGGGGAATGAAGGAAGTGCGGCTATTCATACTTCGGGAAAATTGACAGAAGGTGAGACAAAAGAGATTTCACTATATATCAGCGAGTATGAAACGGGGATGAGCGTACAGATTTGGAAACAGTATGTGGATGAGATGGAATTTGTATTGATACATCCCAATGGCGAAAGGGTAGGTCCTTTTAAGCAAATATTAGGACCGCAGCGTTTTACTATTCAAAATACGGAGCTGTTAATCTATTATGGAGAACCCAGTCCATACAGTCT
The DNA window shown above is from Blautia hansenii DSM 20583 and carries:
- the kduI gene encoding 5-dehydro-4-deoxy-D-glucuronate isomerase translates to MEVRTAASPRDVKHYTTDRLREEFLIQNLFVPGKIKMVYSHIDRIITGAAVPAKETLTLTAGAELRAEYFLQRREMGIINIGGAGTITVDGKAYEVAYKEGMYIGMGAKDITFASKDETNSAKFYFNSTPAHHTYPTVLIKPEGTPKEGVVIVKDENKVELGTLEQSNHRTICKYILPGQVESCQLEMGMTKLEPGSVWNTMPCHTHDRRMEVYLYFDIPEDAFVMHYMGEPTETRHLVMRNEEAVISPSWSIHSGSGSQAYTFIWGMAGENQDFDDMDHIANTELK
- a CDS encoding gluconate 5-dehydrogenase is translated as MDVMKSFSLEGKVALVTGAAYGIGFAMAEAYAKAGAKIAFNCRGQEHLETALANYKAKGIDAKGYICDVTDEEQVANMVADIEKELGTIDILVNNAGIIKRIPMTEMSAAEFRQVIDIDLNAPFIVSKAVIPGMIKKGHGKIINICSMMSELGRETVSAYAAAKGGLKMLTKNIASEYGEYNIQCNGIGPGYIATPQTAPLREIQPDGSKHPFDQFIISKTPAARWGNPEDLMGPAVFLASEASDFVNGQILYVDGGILAYIGKQPK
- a CDS encoding RpiB/LacA/LacB family sugar-phosphate isomerase, with amino-acid sequence MKIALINENSQGAKNPIIEKSLKKVVEPMGFTVDNYGMYTAEDEAQLTYVQVGILAAVLLNSGAADYVITGCGTGEGAMLACNSFPGVICGHVEDALDAYTFAQINDGNAISLPFAKGYGWGGDLNLEYIFEKLFCEESGQGYPRERAVPEQRNKRILDDVKKVTYRELTDILMELDRELVKGALAGEHFQELFFKNCKCEKIAACVKEILGC
- a CDS encoding amino acid ABC transporter substrate-binding protein, which gives rise to MKKRIALILTGTMLMGFVLSACGDNESTEKKDEKTENSVETSSNANNRTTFTVGFDAEYPPYGYMDENGEYTGFDLELAEAVCKLEGWELVKKPINWDAKDMELNSGAIDCIWNGFTMNGREDEYTFSTPYVDNSQVIVVAENSGINTPEDLAGKTVGVQAASAALELLQSDEKDGQKALADTFGALNEFADYNTAFTELQAGALDALAIDIGVANYQIKSRGEGYKILEETLNTEQYAIAFKKGDQELRDVVNADLKKLTEDGTVAKLAEKYEISDMVTLK
- a CDS encoding amino acid ABC transporter permease produces the protein MSINVIMREMTAGFGQTCLIFFMTLVLSLPLGLVMYFGRVSKIKLVSGIVKFYISVMRGTPLMLQLLVWYYAPYYLWGMNIGGYKLTAILLGCSLNYAAYFAEIYRSGIEAIPRGQYEAAAILGYSGQQTFFRIILPQMIKNVLPTVTNEVITLVKDTSLVYSLSYVEMFAVAKQIAAAQTTIVPFFIAGAFYYIFNYIVAKVMEMFEKKMNYYR
- a CDS encoding amino acid ABC transporter ATP-binding protein, which encodes MSLLEMKHIKKEFSGVSVIRDISFSVEQGEILAIIGPSGSGKSTLLRCATMLETIENGEILYMGKKAVWTENGKLFLAKKQQRREIESCFGLVFQNFNLFPHFSVIKNITDAPIRVQKREKETVYREAEILLKKMGLADKADAYPHQLSGGQQQRVSIARALALKPKMLFFDEPTSALDPELTGEILKVIKNLATEHMTMVIVTHEMKFARNVADRIIFMDKGAIAIQGTPEEVFSSENQRMQEFLGKLSLE
- a CDS encoding ECF transporter S component, giving the protein MSQEAVVNKRIQVTGNRSKLRTMVQIAMLSAVSAVLMMFEFPIPFLAPPFIKMDFSEIPVLVGTFAMGPLAGVVIELLKNILHFVTYGTTTGGIGELSNFFIGCAFAVPAGIFYRKRKTRKNAVLGMATGTLLMVIMGCLSNAFVMFPLYSVVMGIPMDSFIAMGTAIHPAIDNMVTFVVLCMVPFNLVKGIIISMITLLLYKRLKVVLKGE
- a CDS encoding NUDIX hydrolase; translation: MATITGITKKTENPFVNLYELDRKSKTGKEGKYYVASRAKSEKDLKLVTGKNVPDGVVIYSLYGEQQDKVVLIRQYRYAINDFIYEFPAGLVEKQEPYKEAAVREMKEETGLEFTPITVNEAYEKPAFTTVGMTDESCAIVFGTSAGEITKEFQEDTEEIEVVLADREEVKRILKEEKVAIMCFYMLMHFIHDKEPFEFLKEL
- the ytvI gene encoding sporulation integral membrane protein YtvI translates to MNWKKHIKNLLVFIFTLLAVVLGGLIAFKFIRFFMPFVIGWLIALIANPLVRMLERRMKVARKHTSMLLIIAVLAAIIGGIYFIGMKTLQEASSLIEQAPEIYSSFREDFQEAGENLSMIIEELPDGVQKGIADFQDSLGNMIGTAVGKISQITVDQASNFAKNLPSIIIAIIFTILSSYFFIADRDKILEFGREHTPQLIQEKWKILERCFRSIFGGYFKAQFKIMGVVFVILCIGFLILKVNFAIVVAFLVSFLDMLPFFGTGTALIPWALFKILSGDMQYAVGLIILYLTTQLIRRIIEPKVVGDSIGIDPLWTLICMYTGYRFAGVLGMILAVPVGAIIVNFYHAGMFNSAIRNLQDAVEDFLKWLYRDDGKHISDNNKKE